Proteins co-encoded in one Erwinia sp. genomic window:
- the ribA gene encoding GTP cyclohydrolase-2 (ID:JIFNMEKO_01504;~source:Prodigal:2.6), with product MQLKKVAEARLPTQWGEFLMVGFEELSSGHNHVALVYGDISGDAPVLARVHSECLTGDALFSLRCDCGFQLEAALQAISQEGRGILLYHRQEGRNIGLLNKIRAYALQDEGYDTVEANHQLGFAADERNFTLCADMFRILGINEVRLLTNNPAKVAVLTDAGINIVERIPLVVGRNPRNAHYLDVKASKMGHLLPKI from the coding sequence ATGCAGCTTAAGAAGGTCGCCGAAGCCAGGCTTCCTACGCAGTGGGGTGAATTCCTGATGGTAGGCTTTGAGGAATTGTCAAGCGGGCATAATCATGTCGCACTGGTGTATGGTGATATCAGCGGCGATGCCCCTGTGCTTGCACGAGTGCATTCAGAATGTCTCACCGGCGATGCCCTGTTTAGTTTACGTTGTGATTGCGGCTTTCAACTCGAAGCCGCTCTGCAGGCGATCAGTCAGGAAGGAAGAGGTATTTTACTCTACCACCGTCAGGAAGGTCGCAATATCGGTCTGCTGAATAAAATTCGTGCTTATGCGCTACAGGATGAAGGCTATGATACGGTAGAGGCTAACCATCAGCTAGGCTTTGCAGCCGATGAGCGGAATTTCACACTCTGTGCCGACATGTTCAGAATACTGGGGATCAACGAAGTTCGTTTATTGACCAACAACCCGGCAAAAGTAGCTGTATTGACTGATGCCGGTATCAATATCGTTGAACGCATTCCATTGGTAGTGGGACGTAATCCCAGAAATGCACATTATCTGGATGTGAAAGCATCAAAAATGGGACATCTGTTACCGAAAATCTAA
- the cysB gene encoding HTH-type transcriptional regulator CysB (ID:JIFNMEKO_01505;~source:Prodigal:2.6): MKLQQLRYIVEVVNHNLNVSSTAEGLYTSQPGISKQVRMLEDELGIQIFARSGKHLTQVTPAGEEVIRIAREVLSKVDSIKSVAGEHTWPDKGSLFVATTHTQARYALPDVIKGFISRYPRVSLHMHQGSPAQIAEAVAKGNADFAIATEALHLYDDLVMLPCYHWNRAIIVPPQHPLAQEKNISIEMLAEYPLVTYTFGFTGRSELDTAFSRAGLTPRIVFTATDADVIKTYVRLGLGVGVIASMAVDAVADPDLVKIRASHIFSGSTTKIGFRRSTFLRSYMYDFIQRFAPHLSRDVVDKAVSLRSGEDIEAMFRDVKLPER; the protein is encoded by the coding sequence ATGAAATTGCAGCAATTGCGATATATTGTTGAAGTGGTCAACCATAATCTTAACGTCTCTTCCACTGCAGAAGGTTTATATACCTCTCAGCCAGGGATTAGCAAGCAGGTACGAATGCTCGAAGATGAGCTCGGGATTCAGATTTTTGCTCGTAGTGGTAAACATCTGACCCAGGTGACACCTGCCGGCGAAGAAGTCATTCGTATTGCGCGTGAGGTGCTCTCTAAAGTCGATTCAATCAAGTCGGTAGCAGGGGAACATACCTGGCCGGATAAAGGCTCCTTATTTGTGGCGACGACGCATACTCAGGCCCGTTATGCTTTGCCTGACGTGATTAAAGGGTTTATCTCACGATACCCGCGTGTCTCTCTGCATATGCATCAGGGCTCACCGGCGCAGATAGCAGAAGCGGTAGCGAAAGGAAATGCCGACTTTGCTATCGCAACTGAAGCACTTCATCTTTATGATGATCTGGTGATGTTACCCTGTTATCACTGGAACCGGGCGATTATCGTTCCACCTCAGCACCCCCTTGCCCAGGAAAAAAACATCTCTATCGAAATGCTCGCTGAGTACCCCTTAGTGACCTACACCTTTGGGTTCACCGGACGCTCGGAGTTGGATACTGCATTTAGCCGGGCGGGTTTAACACCGCGTATCGTGTTTACCGCGACGGATGCTGATGTGATCAAAACCTATGTTCGTCTGGGACTCGGGGTGGGAGTGATTGCTAGTATGGCGGTTGATGCTGTAGCAGATCCGGATTTGGTGAAGATTCGTGCCAGTCATATCTTCAGTGGCAGCACGACTAAAATCGGCTTCCGGCGCAGTACATTCCTGCGTAGTTATATGTATGACTTTATCCAGCGTTTTGCTCCACACCTATCTCGGGATGTGGTGGATAAAGCCGTAAGCCTGCGTTCCGGAGAAGACATCGAGGCAATGTTCCGAGATGTTAAATTACCCGAACGCTAA
- the yciH gene encoding putative protein YciH (ID:JIFNMEKO_01499;~source:Prodigal:2.6): MTEENRLVYSTATGRINEEKVVAARVKGDGIIRIQRQTSGRKGKGVCLITGLDLDEAELNKLAAELKKKCGCGGAVKEGIIEIQGDKRELLCSLLKAKGLTVKLAGG, from the coding sequence ATGACAGAAGAGAACAGGCTGGTCTATTCCACAGCTACCGGACGCATCAACGAAGAAAAAGTAGTAGCTGCCAGAGTTAAGGGCGATGGCATCATCAGGATACAGCGACAAACCAGTGGCAGAAAAGGAAAGGGGGTCTGTCTGATAACGGGTCTTGACCTGGATGAGGCTGAACTTAATAAGCTGGCTGCGGAATTAAAAAAGAAATGTGGCTGTGGCGGGGCAGTAAAAGAAGGGATCATTGAGATCCAGGGCGATAAACGTGAACTTTTATGTTCGCTGTTAAAAGCTAAAGGGCTGACAGTCAAGCTGGCCGGAGGCTAA
- the pgpB gene encoding Phosphatidylglycerophosphatase B (ID:JIFNMEKO_01503;~source:Prodigal:2.6): protein MGQIVIRITCAALMLMIIPGFLWVTGWQWQPDDITSIDRLLYAVTETVTRPWGALTAVVLLIWIIKRIAVPRTVAWRLAIVMVLTVLAAQWLNSAIKQQEQEPRPYVLWLQQHHDVQADAFYAQPKTERTLEVERTTVSSMIPGWLQQHWAFETGYSFPSGHSTFAAVWALMALLLLWSGRYYLTLVIIWTWSISVMVSRMMLGMHWPRDVIGSIGLSWALVIVAAWVMYRYCGAWRSTRSEP from the coding sequence ATGGGTCAAATTGTTATCAGAATCACCTGCGCAGCACTAATGTTAATGATCATTCCCGGTTTTTTATGGGTCACGGGTTGGCAGTGGCAGCCAGACGATATCACTTCTATTGATCGTCTGCTTTACGCTGTCACTGAGACAGTGACTCGTCCATGGGGGGCACTGACCGCTGTTGTTCTGCTTATCTGGATTATAAAGCGTATCGCTGTCCCGCGTACCGTTGCCTGGCGTTTAGCGATAGTTATGGTATTGACAGTGCTTGCAGCACAGTGGCTTAACAGTGCGATAAAACAGCAGGAGCAAGAGCCACGCCCCTACGTGCTTTGGTTGCAACAACATCACGATGTACAAGCAGACGCTTTTTATGCCCAACCCAAAACAGAACGCACCCTTGAGGTTGAACGAACCACCGTATCATCAATGATACCTGGCTGGTTGCAGCAACATTGGGCTTTTGAAACCGGCTATTCCTTCCCCTCCGGCCACAGTACATTTGCGGCAGTCTGGGCGCTGATGGCGCTGCTATTGCTATGGTCTGGACGCTATTATCTGACATTGGTGATAATATGGACATGGTCGATAAGTGTAATGGTCAGCCGTATGATGCTGGGTATGCACTGGCCGCGCGATGTGATTGGTTCAATTGGCCTTAGCTGGGCATTAGTTATTGTTGCCGCATGGGTGATGTACCGTTATTGTGGGGCATGGCGTTCAACGCGTTCTGAACCTTGA
- the pyrF gene encoding Orotidine 5'-phosphate decarboxylase (ID:JIFNMEKO_01500;~source:Prodigal:2.6) translates to MQVRFPITSPIVLALDYADLTSALTFVDGIDPQSCRLKVGKEMFTRFGPQLVQNLQQRGFDIFLDLKFHDIPNTVAKAVAAAADLGVWMVNVHASGGARMMSAARSALASFGNDAPLLIAVTVLTSMEAEDLHQLGIERSPADYALHLATLTKQCGLDGVVCSAHEAVALKTALGSDFILVTPGIRPSGCDAQDQRRVMTPLQAQQAGVDYMVIGRPVTQSVSPDATLQALLSSLQEQR, encoded by the coding sequence ATGCAAGTCCGTTTCCCCATCACATCGCCCATTGTTCTGGCACTGGACTATGCTGATCTCACCAGCGCGTTGACTTTTGTCGATGGTATTGATCCGCAAAGTTGCCGTTTGAAAGTAGGTAAAGAGATGTTTACCCGTTTTGGACCACAATTGGTTCAAAACTTACAGCAGCGCGGATTTGATATTTTTCTTGACCTTAAATTTCATGATATTCCGAACACAGTAGCCAAAGCTGTTGCAGCTGCAGCTGACCTCGGGGTTTGGATGGTGAATGTACACGCCAGTGGTGGGGCTCGTATGATGAGTGCCGCACGCAGTGCATTAGCCAGTTTTGGGAACGATGCCCCATTACTGATAGCCGTCACCGTGTTGACCAGTATGGAAGCAGAGGATCTTCACCAACTAGGCATCGAGCGTTCACCTGCTGATTATGCCTTACATCTGGCGACACTAACGAAGCAATGTGGTTTAGACGGCGTAGTTTGCTCAGCGCATGAAGCTGTTGCATTGAAAACGGCATTAGGGTCTGATTTTATTCTGGTGACACCGGGTATACGCCCGTCAGGATGCGATGCACAGGATCAACGCAGAGTCATGACCCCGCTTCAGGCTCAACAGGCTGGCGTTGATTATATGGTGATAGGGCGTCCGGTTACCCAGTCTGTATCGCCTGATGCAACTCTCCAGGCGCTGTTATCTTCATTACAGGAGCAGCGCTGA
- the sohB gene encoding putative protease SohB (ID:JIFNMEKO_01508;~source:Prodigal:2.6) translates to MEILSYYGLFLAKTVTVVVAIAVIVILIANVLMRKRLEAGQIDVIDLGERYKAIKEEMQLATMKPFQQKAWHKAQKKKEKQEEKAARQQAKSATTESSAKPVLYVLDFNGSMDAHEVRSLREEISSVLAVVRPQDEVMLRLESPGGVVHGYGLAASQLQRLRDNGVPLTVAVDKVAASGGYMMACVASQIVAAPFSIIGSIGVVAQIPNFNRLLKHNNIDVELHTAGEYKRTLTLFGENTEQGREKFREDLNDTHLLFKQFVTQMRPSLDINTVATGEHWFGSQALEKGLVDAIGTSDDLIISRMEKFEVIGIRYVIRKKMLDRFTQSAAQATEHLLLRFWQRGSKPLL, encoded by the coding sequence GTGGAAATACTCTCTTATTACGGACTTTTTCTCGCAAAGACGGTGACGGTGGTGGTTGCCATCGCGGTGATTGTGATCCTGATAGCTAATGTATTGATGCGTAAGCGATTAGAGGCCGGGCAAATCGATGTCATTGATTTAGGTGAGCGTTACAAGGCGATCAAAGAAGAGATGCAGCTTGCCACGATGAAGCCTTTTCAGCAAAAAGCATGGCATAAAGCACAAAAGAAAAAAGAGAAGCAGGAAGAGAAAGCAGCACGTCAGCAGGCAAAGTCAGCGACCACAGAGAGTAGTGCAAAACCTGTGCTCTACGTACTGGATTTCAATGGCAGCATGGATGCTCACGAAGTTCGTTCATTACGTGAAGAGATCTCATCGGTTTTAGCGGTTGTTAGGCCTCAGGATGAAGTGATGCTTCGACTGGAAAGTCCGGGCGGGGTTGTGCATGGATACGGTTTGGCCGCGTCACAATTACAGCGTTTGCGCGACAACGGCGTACCACTGACAGTTGCAGTTGACAAGGTTGCCGCCAGTGGAGGCTATATGATGGCGTGTGTAGCCAGTCAGATCGTAGCCGCACCATTTTCTATCATCGGCTCAATTGGTGTTGTGGCACAGATACCTAATTTCAATCGATTGCTGAAACATAACAACATTGATGTTGAGTTGCACACGGCTGGCGAATACAAACGCACCCTCACCTTGTTCGGGGAAAACACTGAACAGGGCAGAGAGAAGTTCCGTGAGGATCTTAATGATACGCACCTTCTGTTCAAGCAGTTTGTAACCCAGATGCGTCCGTCACTGGATATCAACACGGTAGCTACCGGAGAACACTGGTTTGGTTCTCAGGCGCTGGAAAAAGGGCTGGTGGATGCCATTGGCACCAGTGACGACCTGATCATCTCACGGATGGAGAAATTTGAGGTGATAGGAATACGTTACGTCATCCGCAAAAAGATGCTCGACCGTTTTACGCAGAGTGCTGCACAAGCGACAGAACATCTGTTATTGCGCTTTTGGCAACGCGGCTCAAAACCGCTTCTCTGA
- a CDS encoding hypothetical protein (ID:JIFNMEKO_01497;~source:Prodigal:2.6), translating to MAVFNGKKSIVFGITGGAAGLLSSLIYGMLNITTASSSWTISSALDAALISVFIVIGQSYYQSKTIPDTSKMLSVFILGAVCGFFGGLVAYYFIVITGTGSLGRVIGWAISGAVCGFVVSRKIPNMSAMLATAAGAIGGGVGCLLMYLNLGYTTGVIVTGAAIGVVVASAEVMFRKSWVAVTVYSEPLNENGISMAKKTNQYVLNLGKDPIQVGYSSDMDILVKSKGITMSKEVAKVTMENDKYYLTYVKSGEKKEILKGEKVIIENCEIEFCN from the coding sequence ATGGCAGTTTTTAATGGTAAGAAAAGCATTGTATTTGGTATCACTGGTGGTGCTGCAGGACTATTGAGTTCGTTAATATACGGCATGTTAAATATAACCACTGCCAGTTCTAGCTGGACAATCTCAAGTGCTTTGGATGCAGCTTTGATTTCAGTATTCATTGTGATCGGTCAGTCCTATTATCAATCGAAAACGATACCTGATACGTCGAAAATGTTATCTGTATTCATTCTCGGTGCAGTATGTGGTTTTTTCGGTGGTTTAGTTGCCTATTATTTCATTGTAATTACTGGTACAGGGAGCCTTGGCCGTGTTATCGGTTGGGCCATCAGTGGCGCTGTCTGTGGATTTGTAGTTTCCAGAAAAATTCCTAACATGAGCGCGATGCTGGCTACTGCCGCAGGTGCTATAGGTGGCGGTGTTGGATGCTTATTAATGTACCTTAATCTCGGGTACACAACCGGTGTCATTGTGACCGGAGCTGCAATAGGGGTTGTTGTTGCAAGTGCTGAAGTTATGTTCCGTAAAAGCTGGGTCGCTGTGACAGTTTACTCTGAACCACTGAATGAAAATGGTATCAGTATGGCGAAAAAGACAAACCAATACGTCCTCAATCTGGGTAAAGACCCCATTCAGGTAGGTTATTCATCGGACATGGATATTTTGGTGAAATCTAAAGGGATTACTATGAGCAAAGAGGTCGCCAAAGTGACAATGGAAAATGATAAATACTATCTGACTTACGTTAAAAGCGGCGAGAAGAAAGAAATATTGAAAGGTGAGAAAGTGATAATCGAAAACTGTGAAATTGAGTTTTGTAATTAA
- the lapB gene encoding Lipopolysaccharide assembly protein B (ID:JIFNMEKO_01501;~source:Prodigal:2.6) codes for MLELLFLLLPVAAAYGWYMGRRSAQQDKQQEAGRLSRDYVDGVNFLLSNQQDKAVDLFLDMLKEDSGTVEAHLTLGNLFRSRGEVDKAIRIHQALMESASLSYEQRLLAIQQLGKDYMAAGFYDRAEENFNQLIDETDFRIGALRQLLLIYQATSDWSKAIDVAERLVKLGKTRHQIEIAHFYCELALQMMSSDDLERAMALLKKAEVADKKCARVSIMMGRIFMANEEYPKAIDVLERVIEQDKELVSETLSMLNTCYQQTGSTEEWDQYLKHCVNENAGADAELYLSDIIEQDEGGEVAQLYINRQLQRHPTMRGFYRLMEFHLQEAEEGRAKESLLVLRDLVGEQIRTKPRYRCHKCGFTANALYWHCPSCKTWSSVKPIRGLDGQ; via the coding sequence ATGCTGGAACTGCTGTTTTTGTTACTTCCTGTCGCTGCTGCCTATGGCTGGTATATGGGCCGCAGGAGTGCGCAACAGGATAAACAGCAAGAGGCGGGACGGTTATCCCGCGACTACGTTGATGGGGTTAATTTTCTTCTTTCAAATCAACAGGATAAAGCTGTCGATCTGTTCCTTGATATGTTGAAAGAAGACAGTGGCACTGTTGAAGCTCATCTGACACTGGGCAACCTATTTCGATCGCGAGGCGAAGTCGATAAAGCAATACGTATCCACCAGGCGTTGATGGAGAGCGCTTCTCTCAGTTACGAGCAACGTTTACTGGCTATTCAACAATTGGGCAAAGATTACATGGCTGCAGGTTTTTACGATCGGGCAGAAGAAAACTTTAACCAATTGATTGATGAAACAGATTTTCGCATCGGGGCTCTGCGGCAGTTACTCCTGATCTATCAGGCAACCAGTGACTGGAGTAAAGCGATAGATGTCGCTGAACGACTGGTAAAACTGGGTAAAACCCGTCACCAGATTGAAATTGCTCACTTTTATTGCGAGCTTGCCCTGCAGATGATGAGCAGCGATGATCTTGAACGTGCAATGGCATTGTTGAAAAAGGCTGAGGTTGCAGACAAAAAGTGCGCCCGCGTATCGATAATGATGGGGCGTATTTTCATGGCTAATGAAGAGTACCCCAAAGCCATCGATGTGCTTGAACGGGTGATTGAGCAGGACAAAGAGCTGGTCAGTGAAACACTCTCGATGCTTAACACCTGTTACCAGCAGACTGGCTCAACAGAGGAATGGGATCAATATCTGAAACACTGTGTAAATGAGAATGCAGGGGCAGATGCCGAACTCTATCTGTCTGATATCATAGAGCAGGATGAAGGTGGTGAGGTAGCTCAGCTTTATATTAACCGACAATTGCAACGCCACCCAACCATGCGTGGTTTCTATCGCCTGATGGAGTTTCACTTGCAGGAAGCGGAAGAGGGACGCGCTAAAGAGAGTCTGCTGGTTCTGCGTGATTTAGTGGGGGAACAGATACGTACCAAGCCGCGTTACCGCTGTCATAAATGTGGCTTCACAGCCAATGCCTTATACTGGCATTGCCCCTCATGTAAAACCTGGTCTTCAGTAAAACCCATTCGGGGTCTTGACGGGCAGTAA
- the topA_1 gene encoding DNA topoisomerase 1 (ID:JIFNMEKO_01506;~source:Prodigal:2.6) encodes MGKALVIVESPAKAKTINRYLGNHFVVKSSVGHIRDLPTSGSTVKKSADSTTSKTTKKVKKDEKSALVNRMGVDPYHDWQANYQILPGKEKVVAELKSLAENADHIYLATDLDREGEAIAWHLREVIGGDDSRFSRVVFNEITKNAIQQAFEQPGELNIDRVNAQQARRFMDRVVGYMVSPLLWKKVARGLSAGRVQSVAVRLLVEREHEIKAFVPEEYWELHADLNTPDSVLLPMEVTHFAGKAFKPVNGDQTQAAVDVLQSATFTVAEREDKPTSSKPGAPFITSTLQQAASTRLGFGVKKTMMMAQRLYEAGHITYMRTDSTNLSKDAVTMVREYITDQFGDRYLPAAPNSYTSKEYSQEAHEAIRPSEVSILAEQLTEMEADAQKLYQLIWRQFVACQMTPAQYDATKLTVAAADYKLKARGRTLRFDGWTRVMPALRKGDEDRTLPAVAVGSVLDLLALHPSQHFTKPPARFSEATLVRELEKRGIGRPSTYASIISTIQDRGYVKVENRRFYAEKMGEIVTSRLENSFPELMNYDFTAHMEDSLDKVASHQAQWKQVLDTFFAEFSEQLDKADKDPDEGGMQPNQVVLTSIDCPTCGRKMGIRTASTGVFLGCSGYALPPKERCKQTINLIPENEVLNILEGDDAETNALRARRRCTKCGTAMDSYLIDGQRKLHVCGNNPECDGYEIEEGEFRIKGYDGPIVECDKCGSEMHLKLGRFGKYMACTNEACKNTRKILRNGDVAPPKEDPVPLPELACKKSDAYFVLRDGAAGVFLAANTFPKSRETRAPLVEELHRFRDRLPEKLQYLADAPITDNEGNKSFVRFSRKTKEQYVSTEKEGKATGWTAYYVDGKWKITEKTSAKK; translated from the coding sequence ATGGGCAAAGCTCTCGTAATAGTTGAGTCCCCGGCAAAGGCTAAAACAATTAACAGATATCTCGGCAATCACTTTGTAGTGAAATCCAGCGTCGGGCATATCCGGGATTTGCCGACGAGTGGCTCGACAGTGAAAAAGAGCGCTGACTCTACAACCAGTAAGACTACAAAAAAAGTCAAAAAAGATGAAAAATCAGCGCTGGTAAACCGGATGGGGGTCGATCCCTATCATGACTGGCAAGCGAATTATCAAATTTTGCCCGGTAAAGAGAAGGTAGTTGCAGAGTTAAAATCACTGGCAGAAAACGCTGATCACATCTATCTGGCAACCGACCTTGACCGCGAAGGAGAAGCGATTGCCTGGCACCTGCGGGAAGTTATCGGTGGCGATGACAGCCGTTTCAGCCGCGTGGTTTTTAATGAGATCACTAAAAACGCTATTCAGCAGGCTTTTGAACAACCCGGCGAACTGAATATCGACCGTGTCAATGCGCAGCAGGCGAGACGATTTATGGATCGCGTGGTGGGCTATATGGTTTCGCCCTTATTGTGGAAAAAAGTTGCGCGAGGGCTATCCGCCGGACGCGTGCAGTCGGTCGCCGTCAGGTTGCTGGTGGAGCGTGAACATGAAATCAAGGCTTTCGTACCTGAAGAGTACTGGGAGCTGCACGCGGATCTGAATACCCCGGATAGTGTACTGCTGCCGATGGAGGTGACGCATTTTGCAGGAAAAGCGTTCAAACCGGTTAATGGTGATCAGACTCAGGCTGCGGTTGACGTATTGCAATCAGCTACATTTACGGTGGCTGAACGAGAAGATAAACCGACCAGTAGTAAACCTGGTGCTCCTTTTATCACCTCTACCTTGCAGCAGGCTGCCAGTACGCGCTTAGGTTTTGGTGTTAAAAAAACCATGATGATGGCACAACGGTTGTACGAGGCAGGCCATATCACTTATATGCGAACTGACTCGACTAACCTCAGCAAAGACGCCGTGACAATGGTTCGTGAGTATATTACCGACCAGTTTGGTGATCGATATTTGCCTGCGGCACCTAATTCCTACACTAGCAAAGAATACTCGCAGGAAGCTCACGAAGCCATTCGCCCTTCGGAGGTGAGTATCCTCGCTGAGCAGCTGACTGAAATGGAAGCAGATGCGCAAAAATTGTATCAGCTAATCTGGCGTCAGTTTGTTGCTTGTCAGATGACACCTGCACAATATGATGCAACGAAACTGACGGTAGCTGCCGCTGATTATAAGCTGAAGGCACGTGGTCGCACTTTGCGTTTCGATGGCTGGACACGCGTAATGCCTGCCTTGAGGAAAGGTGATGAAGATCGTACGCTGCCAGCGGTTGCTGTTGGCTCTGTGCTCGATCTCCTGGCTCTGCATCCCAGCCAGCACTTTACCAAGCCACCAGCACGTTTCAGTGAAGCCACTCTGGTTCGGGAATTGGAGAAAAGAGGGATAGGGCGTCCTTCTACTTATGCTTCGATCATCTCCACCATTCAGGATCGTGGCTACGTTAAAGTAGAAAATCGTCGTTTCTATGCAGAAAAAATGGGAGAGATAGTCACCTCGCGACTGGAGAACAGTTTTCCTGAGTTGATGAACTACGACTTTACTGCGCACATGGAGGATAGCCTCGATAAAGTGGCCAGCCATCAGGCGCAGTGGAAGCAAGTACTGGATACTTTTTTCGCTGAATTCAGTGAGCAGCTGGATAAAGCTGACAAAGATCCTGATGAAGGTGGAATGCAACCCAACCAGGTGGTGCTGACTTCGATTGATTGTCCTACCTGCGGGCGCAAAATGGGTATCAGAACAGCCAGCACTGGCGTATTCCTTGGTTGTTCTGGCTATGCGTTACCCCCTAAAGAGCGTTGTAAACAAACCATCAATTTGATCCCCGAGAATGAGGTGCTCAATATTCTTGAGGGAGATGATGCAGAAACTAATGCGCTGCGCGCACGCCGCCGGTGTACCAAATGTGGTACAGCAATGGACAGTTATCTGATTGATGGTCAGCGTAAATTGCATGTATGTGGTAATAACCCGGAATGTGATGGCTATGAAATCGAAGAAGGCGAGTTTCGCATCAAGGGTTATGATGGACCGATAGTTGAGTGCGATAAATGCGGTTCGGAAATGCATCTGAAACTGGGGCGTTTTGGCAAGTACATGGCGTGTACCAACGAGGCGTGCAAGAATACCCGTAAAATATTGCGTAATGGTGATGTCGCACCACCGAAAGAGGATCCGGTGCCACTTCCTGAGCTGGCATGTAAAAAATCTGATGCCTATTTTGTGTTGCGTGACGGTGCTGCGGGTGTTTTTCTTGCGGCTAATACCTTTCCGAAATCTCGCGAGACAAGGGCACCATTGGTAGAAGAACTACACCGATTCCGTGACCGATTACCTGAAAAATTACAGTATCTTGCCGATGCGCCGATAACAGATAATGAAGGAAATAAATCCTTTGTACGCTTTAGTCGCAAAACTAAAGAGCAATACGTCAGTACTGAAAAAGAGGGCAAAGCCACAGGCTGGACGGCGTATTATGTTGATGGAAAATGGAAGATCACAGAGAAAACATCTGCAAAAAAATAG
- the yciN gene encoding Protein YciN (ID:JIFNMEKO_01507;~source:Prodigal:2.6): MQEKQQQQLIDSVALLKLANEMIVEHQQYLPGMQATSVEQRDDVLIFKGEYFLDADGLPTADTTAVFNVFKALAVALSPHYRLSE; encoded by the coding sequence ATGCAGGAGAAACAGCAGCAGCAACTCATCGACTCTGTAGCTTTGCTGAAATTAGCCAATGAGATGATTGTTGAGCATCAGCAGTACCTGCCCGGTATGCAGGCAACGAGTGTTGAACAACGGGATGATGTGCTGATATTCAAAGGTGAATATTTTCTTGATGCAGACGGCCTGCCTACTGCTGACACCACGGCTGTTTTTAACGTGTTCAAAGCGTTAGCGGTAGCGCTCTCTCCCCATTACCGACTTAGTGAATAA
- a CDS encoding hypothetical protein (ID:JIFNMEKO_01498;~source:Prodigal:2.6) encodes MRFSHYPNTIIVGLYFIFSSIQHYIMVIQLIMNQNDFRFHDLWEYRFFLTRDHTVCVYMSYCSLSDILMINVLDILPLMFILFLMKKTNRCWKVIVITLHALINGFFANVAIFNDRVAQWSTFTDSELFYATFRYSFCSLLLSSVLLALCCLRVIGKR; translated from the coding sequence ATGCGTTTTTCACACTACCCTAATACTATTATCGTCGGACTGTACTTTATTTTTAGTTCAATACAGCACTACATCATGGTTATTCAGCTGATAATGAATCAGAATGATTTTCGTTTTCATGACCTTTGGGAATACCGTTTCTTTCTCACCCGGGACCATACCGTTTGTGTCTATATGTCTTACTGTTCCCTGAGTGACATCTTAATGATCAATGTGTTAGATATACTTCCTTTGATGTTTATTCTCTTTTTGATGAAAAAAACTAACCGCTGCTGGAAGGTGATTGTCATCACCTTGCACGCATTAATTAATGGTTTTTTTGCTAATGTGGCAATTTTCAACGATAGGGTTGCTCAATGGAGTACTTTTACCGACAGCGAATTGTTTTATGCAACCTTTAGGTATTCATTCTGCAGCTTACTGCTATCCAGTGTCTTGTTAGCATTATGCTGTTTAAGAGTCATAGGCAAAAGATGA
- the lapA gene encoding Lipopolysaccharide assembly protein A (ID:JIFNMEKO_01502;~source:Prodigal:2.6), translating into MGKTVKYLLMFLVLLVIFVISVTLGSHNDQVVTFNYLIAQGEFRISTLLAVLFGAGFILGWTIVGLFWLRLRVSLAASTRKLKRLQSQLQQVQETPATSSDKA; encoded by the coding sequence ATGGGAAAAACCGTGAAATATTTGCTTATGTTTTTAGTGTTGCTGGTTATTTTCGTTATCTCAGTAACGTTAGGTTCACATAATGATCAGGTGGTGACATTTAATTATCTGATTGCACAGGGCGAGTTCCGGATTTCAACACTGCTTGCTGTACTTTTTGGTGCAGGATTTATTCTTGGCTGGACTATAGTTGGTCTTTTTTGGTTGCGGCTCAGAGTATCACTGGCAGCCTCGACGCGTAAATTGAAGCGGTTGCAGAGTCAGTTGCAACAGGTGCAAGAAACACCTGCCACCTCTTCTGACAAGGCTTAA